The following are encoded together in the Oncorhynchus gorbuscha isolate QuinsamMale2020 ecotype Even-year linkage group LG03, OgorEven_v1.0, whole genome shotgun sequence genome:
- the LOC124022460 gene encoding gamma-aminobutyric acid receptor subunit delta-like isoform X2 encodes MAIEVASIDHISEANMEYTMTIFLRQSWRDDRLSYNHTNKTLGLDSRFVDKLWLPDTFIVNAKSAWFHDVTVENKLIRLQPDGVILYSSRITSTVACDMDLTKYPMDEQECMLDLESYGYSSEDIVYHWCESQIHIHGLDKLELSQFTIIDYKFVTETMNFKSAGRFPRLSLRFQLRRNRGVYIIQSYMPSILLVAMSWVSFWISQTAVPARVSLGITTVLTMTTLMVSARSSLPRASAIKALDVYFWICYVFVFAALIEYAFAHYNADYRLKEKAKSKANKMSSESIVKNGKQAMVLFSLSVAGMNQGLMVSSRRPQRSGAETPAEEDVEHRRGRGARASVEREQEKKCCSCCSKCCCDCKPLQADTIDVYARAVFPATFAIVNVIYWVAYTM; translated from the exons ATGGCTATTGAAGTAGCCAGTATTGACCACATCTCTGAAGCCAACATG GAGTACACCATGACCATTTTCCTGCGGCAGAGCTGGCGGGACGACCGCCTGTCCTACAACCACACCAACAAGACCCTGGGGCTCGACAGCCGCTTTGTGGATAAACTCTGGCTGCCCGACACCTTCATTGTCAACGCTAAGTCCGCCTGGTTCCACGACGTCACTGTGGAGAACAAGCTGATTCGCTTGCAGCCTGATGGGGTCATCCTTTACAGCAGCCG GATCACCTCGACTGTGGCGTGTGACATGGATCTGACCAAGTACCCCATGGATGAGCAGGAGTGTATGCTGGACTTAGAAAGCT ACGGCTACTCCTCAGAGGATATTGTGTACCACTGGTGTGAGAGTCAGATACACATCCACGGACTGGACAAATTGGAGCTCTCCCAGTTCACCATCATCGACTACAAATTTGTCACAGAGACTATGAACTTCAAATCcg CCGGACGTTTCCCGCGGCTCAGCCTTCGCTTCCAGTTGAGACGTAACCGAGGTGTCTACATTATCCAGTCCTACATGCCCTCCATCCTATTGGTTGCCATGTCCTGGGTGTCCTTCTGGATAAGCCAAACAGCAGTCCCGGCTCGTGTATCCCTGG gGATCACCACTGTGCTCACCATGACCACTCTGATGGTGAGTGCCCGCTCGTCTCTCCCTCGAGCCTCGGCCATCAAAGCGCTGGATGTGTACTTCTGGATCTGCTACGTGTTTGTGTTCGCAGCGCTCATCGAGTATGCCTTTGCTCACTACAACGCTGACTACAGGCTCAAAGAGAAGGCCAAGAGCAAGGCCAACAAGATGAGCTCAGAG TCGATCGTGAAGAATGGGAAGCAGGCCATGGTGCTCTTTTCCCTGTCTGTGGCCGGAATGAACCAGGGCCTGATGGTCTCCAGCCGCCGTCCACAGCGCTCCGGTGCCGAGACCCCCGCCGAGGAGGACGTGGAGCATAGGAGGGGGCGGGGGGCCAGAGCGTcagtagagagagaacaggagaagaagTGCTGTAGTTGCTGTTCTAAGTGTTGTTGTGATTGTAAGCCTCTCCAAGCTGACACCATAGATGTCTACGCCAGGGCCGTGTTCCCAGCCACCTTCGCCATCGTCAATGTGATCTACTGGGTGGCATACACAATGTGA
- the LOC124022460 gene encoding gamma-aminobutyric acid receptor subunit delta-like isoform X1 gives MEMITFMLANLAFLNIRGNIFTRAELSDIGDYVGSDIQISWLPNLDELMKGYARNFRPGIGGPPVNVAMAIEVASIDHISEANMEYTMTIFLRQSWRDDRLSYNHTNKTLGLDSRFVDKLWLPDTFIVNAKSAWFHDVTVENKLIRLQPDGVILYSSRITSTVACDMDLTKYPMDEQECMLDLESYGYSSEDIVYHWCESQIHIHGLDKLELSQFTIIDYKFVTETMNFKSAGRFPRLSLRFQLRRNRGVYIIQSYMPSILLVAMSWVSFWISQTAVPARVSLGITTVLTMTTLMVSARSSLPRASAIKALDVYFWICYVFVFAALIEYAFAHYNADYRLKEKAKSKANKMSSESIVKNGKQAMVLFSLSVAGMNQGLMVSSRRPQRSGAETPAEEDVEHRRGRGARASVEREQEKKCCSCCSKCCCDCKPLQADTIDVYARAVFPATFAIVNVIYWVAYTM, from the exons ATGGAGATGATAACTTTCATGTTGGCGAACCTTGCCTTCTTGAATATCAGGGGCAACATTTTCACCAG GGCCGAGCTGAGTGACATTGGGGACTATGTAGGTTCAGACATACAAATATCCTGGTTGCCTAATCTGGATGAGTTAATGAAGGGCTATGCACGAAATTTCCGCCCTGGGATAGGAG GCCCACCTGTGAATGTTGCCATGGCTATTGAAGTAGCCAGTATTGACCACATCTCTGAAGCCAACATG GAGTACACCATGACCATTTTCCTGCGGCAGAGCTGGCGGGACGACCGCCTGTCCTACAACCACACCAACAAGACCCTGGGGCTCGACAGCCGCTTTGTGGATAAACTCTGGCTGCCCGACACCTTCATTGTCAACGCTAAGTCCGCCTGGTTCCACGACGTCACTGTGGAGAACAAGCTGATTCGCTTGCAGCCTGATGGGGTCATCCTTTACAGCAGCCG GATCACCTCGACTGTGGCGTGTGACATGGATCTGACCAAGTACCCCATGGATGAGCAGGAGTGTATGCTGGACTTAGAAAGCT ACGGCTACTCCTCAGAGGATATTGTGTACCACTGGTGTGAGAGTCAGATACACATCCACGGACTGGACAAATTGGAGCTCTCCCAGTTCACCATCATCGACTACAAATTTGTCACAGAGACTATGAACTTCAAATCcg CCGGACGTTTCCCGCGGCTCAGCCTTCGCTTCCAGTTGAGACGTAACCGAGGTGTCTACATTATCCAGTCCTACATGCCCTCCATCCTATTGGTTGCCATGTCCTGGGTGTCCTTCTGGATAAGCCAAACAGCAGTCCCGGCTCGTGTATCCCTGG gGATCACCACTGTGCTCACCATGACCACTCTGATGGTGAGTGCCCGCTCGTCTCTCCCTCGAGCCTCGGCCATCAAAGCGCTGGATGTGTACTTCTGGATCTGCTACGTGTTTGTGTTCGCAGCGCTCATCGAGTATGCCTTTGCTCACTACAACGCTGACTACAGGCTCAAAGAGAAGGCCAAGAGCAAGGCCAACAAGATGAGCTCAGAG TCGATCGTGAAGAATGGGAAGCAGGCCATGGTGCTCTTTTCCCTGTCTGTGGCCGGAATGAACCAGGGCCTGATGGTCTCCAGCCGCCGTCCACAGCGCTCCGGTGCCGAGACCCCCGCCGAGGAGGACGTGGAGCATAGGAGGGGGCGGGGGGCCAGAGCGTcagtagagagagaacaggagaagaagTGCTGTAGTTGCTGTTCTAAGTGTTGTTGTGATTGTAAGCCTCTCCAAGCTGACACCATAGATGTCTACGCCAGGGCCGTGTTCCCAGCCACCTTCGCCATCGTCAATGTGATCTACTGGGTGGCATACACAATGTGA